In one Natronosalvus amylolyticus genomic region, the following are encoded:
- a CDS encoding cell division protein FtsA: MAKGLDVGTMNILSAQQDGTDTVFVQQRNSFVEIEYSDMAEQMLSRSEVLHIRKDDKVYVVGDDALNFANIFNKETRRPMKHGILSSSEKSAIPMMKLIIEQVVGEPSYPDEKLYFSTPADPIDDDLSTLYHQKTIESFLNDIGYDAEPINEGMSVIYSELADNNFTGLGISFGAGMTNVCLAYYAVPVMKFSVARGGDWIDEQAARATGTPVDKVTSIKESDFELDFTTDVGGVEGALSIYYENLLDYVIEHIVKEVDESDVEEGLDVPVVVTGGTSSPDGFEALFRDHLKDAAIPFSISGVTHADEPLYSVARGGLVAARSDEDVDTQEAEAEAPAASE; encoded by the coding sequence ATGGCCAAAGGCCTAGACGTTGGAACCATGAACATCCTGTCTGCACAGCAGGATGGTACCGACACCGTATTCGTGCAGCAGCGCAACTCCTTCGTGGAAATCGAGTACTCTGATATGGCAGAACAGATGCTCTCACGAAGTGAAGTGCTCCACATCCGAAAAGACGACAAAGTGTACGTCGTCGGTGACGATGCGCTTAATTTCGCGAACATCTTCAACAAGGAGACCCGTCGACCGATGAAACACGGGATCCTTTCGTCGTCCGAGAAGAGCGCAATTCCGATGATGAAACTCATCATCGAACAGGTCGTCGGTGAGCCGTCTTACCCTGACGAGAAACTGTACTTCTCCACACCAGCCGATCCCATCGACGACGATCTCTCGACGCTCTATCACCAGAAGACGATCGAATCCTTCCTCAACGATATCGGTTACGACGCTGAACCGATCAACGAAGGGATGTCCGTCATCTACTCCGAACTCGCGGACAACAACTTCACCGGACTCGGTATCAGTTTCGGTGCCGGGATGACGAACGTCTGTCTGGCGTACTACGCAGTTCCCGTGATGAAGTTCTCCGTTGCCCGCGGTGGCGACTGGATCGACGAGCAGGCCGCCCGCGCAACCGGCACGCCAGTCGACAAGGTCACTTCGATCAAAGAGTCCGACTTCGAACTCGACTTCACCACGGACGTCGGTGGCGTCGAAGGAGCGCTTTCGATTTACTACGAGAATCTCCTCGATTACGTCATCGAACACATCGTCAAGGAGGTCGACGAAAGCGACGTCGAAGAAGGACTCGACGTCCCAGTGGTCGTCACCGGCGGGACCTCGAGTCCCGACGGCTTCGAGGCACTGTTCCGTGACCACCTCAAAGATGCTGCCATTCCGTTCTCCATCAGCGGCGTCACTCACGCCGACGAACCGCTGTACAGCGTCGCTCGAGGTGGCCTCGTTGCTGCTCGCTCCGACGAAGACGTGGATACGCAAGAAGCAGAAGCCGAGGCACCGGCAGCAAGCGAGTAA
- a CDS encoding METTL5 family protein, whose translation MTRGPARRTLERRLESVADFSDPRADLEQYLTTPAIAAHIAHLAAMHDEITGTTVIDLGTGTGMLALAVGQYGPERVIGLDIDREALQTARANEQRVRAAVEDSGQSGPHANADSNGPAYEWVQADVRSVPLYLDSSRRSQATSTRDRSVSRTAATDAHREPVVVVSNPPFGAQRGNRHADRPFLEEASILADVSYTIHNAGSQEFVESFARDHGGTVTHAFRATLEVGHRFEFHDDAQVDLETEVYRIEWDQAQNSVELR comes from the coding sequence ATGACCCGCGGCCCTGCTCGCCGAACGCTCGAACGACGACTCGAGTCAGTCGCTGATTTTTCCGATCCCCGAGCAGACCTCGAGCAGTATCTCACGACTCCGGCGATTGCGGCCCACATTGCCCACCTGGCTGCCATGCACGACGAGATAACGGGAACGACGGTCATCGACCTCGGAACTGGGACCGGGATGCTCGCGCTCGCTGTCGGCCAGTACGGCCCAGAACGCGTGATCGGCCTCGATATCGACCGGGAAGCCTTGCAGACGGCTCGAGCAAACGAACAGCGGGTTCGGGCAGCGGTCGAGGACAGCGGCCAGAGCGGTCCACACGCCAACGCTGACTCAAACGGCCCAGCCTACGAGTGGGTACAGGCCGACGTCCGGAGCGTCCCGCTCTATCTCGACAGCAGTCGCCGGAGCCAGGCGACATCGACGCGGGACCGTTCTGTCTCACGTACTGCCGCGACCGACGCGCACCGAGAGCCGGTCGTTGTCGTTTCGAACCCGCCGTTCGGCGCCCAGCGCGGGAATCGACACGCCGATAGACCGTTTCTCGAGGAAGCCAGTATCCTGGCGGACGTCTCCTATACGATTCACAACGCGGGGAGCCAGGAGTTTGTCGAATCGTTCGCGAGAGACCACGGGGGTACGGTCACCCACGCGTTTCGAGCAACCCTCGAGGTCGGCCACCGATTCGAGTTTCACGACGATGCCCAAGTCGACCTCGAGACGGAAGTGTATCGAATCGAGTGGGATCAGGCCCAAAACAGCGTAGAACTGCGCTAA
- a CDS encoding rhomboid family intramembrane serine protease codes for MDWLGDVLAILVVATILASLVAVRRLSHPSHRWGDVLRSRLLFGVPWGTLVSIGFVLLIYLFVQDGITNFNRPVVKPFRAYSFFYPLGMLTAPFAHASASHLTGNLIGTLVIAPIAEYAWGHYPNERGSESFSGWWTNPVVRAFVIFPVAVIGIGILTSVFALGPVIGFSGVVFAFAGFAIVRYPIVTVIAAIGVQGTVSRIQSALELPIGVYVAQPRPPSPPSWATIAIQGHALGFFLGFLLALFVFRHRNYRPNPLYLWLAVLVYGFSKSLWAIYWFGGANEYILFQGPGVIAVTALALVATVAVVGSERSIVPPWLEHRLSRPTIHTTGRPLRRTLETMQSRTTALDVARIRTLVQRPKAKLPTAITETSHQWSAFVVVLVVVALITGPAIPVNLFVIGDGMADNEASVTVEGYTVEYAEGVQNPMASVVDLEAFDPEGVQSSGVIVSNPDRQLWTEAVSAQRLAFSGSQTIIVGGPGWRETVRAERQGWTPVGNDTVYQVWLDTGSERRHAFASDQSTANAQISGQNVTIAPSDGEFFLEVHGNDTETATVSIPEHNESVTANGLEFVRVDDELYVHVDDTIVQIASKESYN; via the coding sequence ATGGACTGGCTCGGGGACGTGCTCGCCATCCTCGTCGTCGCGACGATCCTCGCCTCTCTCGTCGCCGTTCGGCGACTGTCTCACCCGAGCCATCGCTGGGGTGACGTTCTGCGCTCTCGGCTATTGTTCGGCGTGCCGTGGGGCACGCTCGTCTCAATCGGATTCGTTCTGCTCATCTATCTGTTCGTCCAGGACGGGATCACGAACTTCAACAGGCCCGTCGTCAAACCCTTCCGCGCCTACTCGTTCTTTTATCCACTGGGGATGCTGACAGCTCCTTTTGCCCACGCGAGCGCAAGTCATCTGACCGGGAATCTCATCGGGACGCTCGTCATCGCCCCGATAGCCGAGTACGCCTGGGGGCACTACCCGAACGAGCGCGGCAGCGAATCGTTCTCAGGGTGGTGGACCAATCCGGTTGTTCGAGCGTTCGTGATCTTTCCGGTAGCCGTTATCGGAATCGGCATACTGACCAGCGTGTTCGCGCTCGGTCCCGTCATCGGTTTTTCCGGCGTCGTCTTCGCATTCGCCGGGTTCGCTATCGTCCGTTATCCGATCGTGACGGTCATCGCCGCCATCGGCGTGCAGGGGACCGTTTCACGAATTCAGTCCGCCCTCGAGTTACCGATCGGTGTCTACGTGGCCCAGCCACGGCCACCATCGCCGCCGTCGTGGGCGACCATCGCGATTCAGGGACACGCACTCGGCTTTTTCCTCGGATTTCTGCTGGCGCTTTTCGTCTTTCGCCACCGGAACTACCGTCCCAATCCGCTGTATCTGTGGCTTGCAGTTCTCGTCTACGGCTTTTCGAAATCTCTGTGGGCGATTTACTGGTTCGGTGGCGCCAACGAGTACATCCTGTTTCAGGGGCCGGGTGTTATCGCCGTCACCGCTCTCGCCCTCGTTGCCACCGTCGCCGTCGTCGGGTCAGAACGGTCGATCGTTCCCCCGTGGCTCGAGCATCGCCTCTCCCGACCAACTATTCACACGACAGGTCGCCCGCTCCGTCGAACGCTCGAGACGATGCAAAGTCGAACGACTGCACTCGATGTCGCTCGTATTCGAACCCTCGTTCAGCGGCCGAAGGCGAAATTGCCGACGGCCATCACGGAAACGTCCCACCAGTGGTCGGCGTTCGTCGTCGTTCTCGTCGTCGTTGCGCTCATCACGGGGCCGGCAATTCCAGTCAACCTGTTCGTGATCGGCGACGGCATGGCGGACAACGAGGCGTCGGTGACCGTCGAGGGATACACGGTCGAGTACGCCGAGGGTGTGCAGAACCCGATGGCGTCAGTGGTCGACCTCGAGGCGTTCGATCCGGAAGGCGTCCAGTCCAGTGGCGTGATCGTCTCGAATCCAGATAGGCAGCTCTGGACGGAGGCCGTCTCCGCCCAGCGGTTGGCCTTTTCGGGCTCGCAAACGATTATCGTCGGTGGTCCAGGCTGGCGCGAAACCGTGCGAGCTGAACGTCAGGGCTGGACCCCGGTCGGAAACGACACCGTCTATCAGGTGTGGCTCGACACAGGCAGCGAGCGAAGGCACGCCTTCGCGAGCGATCAGTCGACCGCGAATGCACAGATTAGCGGCCAGAACGTGACAATCGCGCCAAGCGACGGCGAATTCTTCCTCGAGGTACACGGGAATGACACGGAGACGGCAACAGTCTCCATACCTGAACACAACGAATCAGTGACGGCAAACGGCCTCGAGTTCGTTCGTGTCGACGACGAACTGTACGTCCACGTGGACGACACCATCGTTCAAATCGCGAGTAAGGAATCGTACAATTAG
- a CDS encoding DNA-directed RNA polymerase subunit L has protein sequence MELRVTESSENELSIEIVGEDHTFMNVLKGALLEHEDVTAATYDMNPEQSGGQTDPILTIKTDGVDPLDALEDAAGDVREKAGAFRDAFEAAKAA, from the coding sequence ATGGAACTACGGGTCACCGAGAGTAGCGAGAACGAGCTCTCGATCGAAATTGTTGGTGAGGATCACACGTTCATGAACGTGCTCAAAGGGGCCCTGCTCGAACACGAGGACGTCACGGCGGCGACCTACGACATGAACCCCGAGCAGTCCGGCGGCCAGACCGATCCTATTCTGACGATCAAAACTGACGGAGTCGATCCCCTCGACGCGCTCGAGGACGCAGCAGGCGACGTTCGCGAAAAGGCAGGCGCGTTCCGCGACGCGTTCGAAGCGGCGAAAGCGGCCTGA
- a CDS encoding GYD domain-containing protein produces MPTYILLTSFTQQGVENVRASPERTVHAKEMVESLGGTWKDFFVTMGQYDGVVVADFPDDETAAQAALSLAESGNVTTETLRAFTLDEFRDIVETMS; encoded by the coding sequence ATGCCGACATACATACTCTTGACCTCTTTCACCCAGCAAGGCGTCGAAAACGTCCGAGCTAGCCCCGAACGGACGGTGCATGCGAAAGAGATGGTCGAATCACTGGGCGGCACGTGGAAGGATTTTTTCGTCACGATGGGGCAGTACGACGGCGTCGTCGTTGCCGACTTCCCAGATGACGAGACGGCAGCGCAGGCTGCGCTTTCGCTCGCGGAAAGCGGAAACGTGACGACCGAAACGCTCCGAGCGTTCACCCTCGACGAGTTCCGCGATATCGTTGAAACGATGTCATGA
- the fer gene encoding ferredoxin Fer has product MYGEILVPTDGSKVAERAGAVAVRMADLFGADLTVVSVLEQGDRKQAEQAVRDIQEGANEAGLTPKTEIIDDEETAIYRVILDYAEEHGVDVVVMGTHGRTGIGRFLLGSVAEQTLQESPIPVVTVHEDTVGDFEIDTVLVPTDGSQGAEAATEHAIDLVSEVGGTLHALHVASGGRETESLPTDDVRERGEAAGVEVVTATRSGRPHEVIAGYVAEAEIDVVVMGTHGRTGLRRYLLGSVTERTVRFSPVPVVSVKPESIGATVEFLDYEVIEDQSWSLEDDDLFEKAAEADLTAEAYGTLAVDKGEYILEAAESEGYDWPFYCRGGGCINCAAVLVDGEVEMEANRSLSDEEVDEMNLRLTCVATPTTDAVKLVYNAKQLEQLRERVI; this is encoded by the coding sequence ATGTATGGCGAGATCCTCGTGCCGACGGATGGGAGCAAAGTGGCGGAGCGAGCCGGAGCCGTCGCCGTTCGAATGGCCGACCTATTCGGCGCCGATCTGACCGTCGTCTCCGTTCTCGAGCAGGGTGACCGAAAGCAAGCGGAACAGGCCGTAAGGGATATCCAAGAGGGGGCAAACGAGGCGGGACTAACCCCGAAGACCGAGATCATCGACGACGAGGAAACGGCGATCTACCGGGTGATACTGGACTACGCGGAGGAGCACGGCGTTGATGTCGTCGTAATGGGGACGCACGGTCGGACGGGAATCGGTCGGTTCCTGCTGGGCAGCGTGGCCGAACAGACCCTCCAGGAGTCGCCGATCCCCGTCGTGACCGTTCACGAAGACACCGTCGGCGACTTCGAGATCGATACCGTCCTCGTCCCAACCGACGGGAGTCAAGGGGCCGAGGCCGCCACGGAACACGCGATCGACCTCGTGTCCGAAGTCGGCGGGACGCTCCACGCACTTCACGTCGCTTCTGGCGGGCGCGAGACGGAGTCGCTGCCGACCGATGACGTACGCGAGCGGGGCGAAGCTGCCGGCGTGGAGGTCGTCACGGCCACGCGTAGCGGTCGGCCACACGAGGTGATCGCCGGATACGTGGCGGAGGCGGAGATAGATGTCGTCGTGATGGGGACACACGGGCGCACCGGCCTCAGGCGATACCTGCTCGGGAGCGTCACCGAACGCACGGTCCGGTTCTCGCCGGTTCCGGTCGTCTCTGTGAAACCGGAGTCGATTGGCGCCACCGTCGAGTTCCTCGACTACGAAGTCATCGAGGATCAAAGCTGGTCGCTGGAGGACGACGATCTCTTCGAGAAGGCGGCCGAGGCCGACCTGACGGCGGAGGCCTACGGGACGCTGGCCGTCGATAAGGGTGAGTACATCCTCGAAGCGGCCGAGTCAGAAGGGTACGACTGGCCGTTCTACTGTCGGGGTGGTGGCTGTATCAACTGTGCGGCGGTACTGGTCGATGGTGAGGTTGAGATGGAGGCCAACCGGAGCCTCTCCGATGAGGAGGTCGACGAGATGAACCTGCGGTTGACCTGCGTCGCCACGCCGACGACCGATGCGGTAAAATTAGTCTACAACGCCAAGCAGCTCGAGCAGCTCCGTGAACGGGTTATCTAG
- the hisF gene encoding imidazole glycerol phosphate synthase subunit HisF: protein MLTKRIIPCIDVDLDDNGNPAVYTGVHFQDLKYTGDPVEMARAYNEAGADEFVFLDITASADGRETMLSVVERVADEVFIPLTVGGGIRTVEDIKETLRAGADKVSITTGALERPELIDEGARAFGSQCIVISVDARRRFDDEGEHFVEIDGESCWFECTKKGGREGTGIDVVEWAKEAESRGAGELFVNSIDADGTKDGYDIPLTKAVCDAVSTPVIASSGCGGPEDMYEVFTDAGADAGLAASIFHFGDYSIEETKAYLDERDIPVRR from the coding sequence ATGCTCACCAAGCGCATAATCCCGTGTATCGACGTCGATCTGGACGACAACGGGAATCCGGCCGTCTACACCGGCGTTCATTTTCAGGACCTCAAGTACACCGGCGATCCCGTCGAGATGGCACGCGCCTACAACGAGGCGGGTGCCGACGAGTTCGTCTTCCTCGACATCACGGCTTCTGCTGACGGGCGAGAAACCATGCTCTCGGTCGTCGAGAGGGTTGCCGACGAAGTGTTTATCCCCCTCACCGTCGGCGGTGGGATTCGTACGGTCGAGGACATCAAAGAGACGCTTCGTGCGGGGGCTGACAAAGTCTCGATCACCACGGGTGCGCTCGAGCGACCCGAACTCATCGACGAAGGCGCTCGCGCGTTTGGCAGCCAGTGTATCGTGATCAGCGTCGACGCTCGACGTCGGTTCGACGACGAGGGCGAACACTTCGTCGAGATAGACGGTGAGTCCTGCTGGTTCGAGTGTACGAAAAAAGGCGGCCGCGAAGGGACCGGCATCGACGTGGTTGAGTGGGCTAAAGAGGCGGAGTCTCGCGGTGCTGGCGAACTGTTCGTCAACTCCATCGACGCCGACGGGACGAAAGACGGCTACGACATTCCACTTACAAAAGCCGTCTGTGATGCCGTAAGTACGCCCGTAATCGCCTCCTCGGGCTGTGGTGGTCCCGAAGATATGTACGAGGTATTCACCGACGCAGGAGCAGATGCGGGCCTCGCTGCCTCTATCTTCCACTTCGGGGATTACTCTATCGAGGAGACCAAGGCCTATCTCGACGAGCGAGATATTCCGGTTCGACGCTGA
- a CDS encoding DUF7550 family protein, translated as MADDTTHGHDSEEPQGRTTAPMSEFAVRDAAFGFVVMVIGVALVFGIPLAFF; from the coding sequence ATGGCTGACGATACGACGCACGGACACGATAGCGAGGAACCACAGGGACGAACGACCGCGCCGATGAGTGAGTTTGCAGTTCGCGATGCGGCCTTCGGCTTCGTCGTGATGGTCATCGGGGTCGCGCTGGTGTTTGGAATCCCGCTCGCCTTTTTCTGA
- a CDS encoding ribbon-helix-helix domain-containing protein, producing MPKVEITIPEHLEMQIAQMVERGEFVNREEAIEDLLSTGIKAYKTSGPMDDEEPGLENDGMMGHDDEYVF from the coding sequence ATGCCGAAAGTAGAGATCACGATACCGGAACATCTCGAGATGCAGATCGCCCAGATGGTTGAGCGAGGCGAGTTCGTCAACCGTGAGGAAGCGATCGAAGACCTGCTCTCGACCGGGATCAAGGCGTACAAAACGAGCGGACCGATGGACGATGAGGAACCGGGACTCGAGAACGACGGGATGATGGGCCACGACGACGAGTACGTGTTCTAA
- a CDS encoding sulfite oxidase-like oxidoreductase: MKDVTDLYTEFGSDRLPPGQRETSKFPVLSKGATPQWDPDGWEFSVTGAVENPVTLSWEEFRELPSETQVQDFHCVTGWSKFDCPFTGVTFPTIAELAGVDDDACHVLFSALDDYTTDLPLEDCMREEVLFAWDFDGDPLEREHGGPLRVVTPHRYAYKGAKWVNGVEFLTEPELGYWERRGYSETANPWREERYS, translated from the coding sequence ATGAAAGACGTCACGGACCTCTACACGGAGTTTGGTTCGGACCGACTCCCGCCAGGGCAACGAGAGACATCGAAATTCCCCGTGCTCTCGAAAGGAGCAACACCCCAATGGGACCCCGATGGCTGGGAGTTTTCGGTCACAGGTGCCGTGGAAAATCCCGTTACACTCTCCTGGGAAGAGTTTCGCGAATTGCCGTCCGAGACGCAGGTGCAGGACTTTCACTGTGTCACCGGCTGGAGTAAGTTCGACTGTCCGTTTACCGGTGTCACCTTTCCCACGATTGCCGAGTTGGCTGGGGTCGACGATGACGCCTGTCACGTCCTCTTTTCGGCCCTGGACGATTACACGACCGACCTCCCGCTCGAGGACTGCATGCGAGAGGAGGTGCTGTTCGCCTGGGACTTCGACGGTGACCCGCTCGAGCGCGAACACGGCGGCCCCCTTCGGGTCGTCACGCCACATCGATACGCATACAAAGGCGCAAAGTGGGTCAACGGCGTCGAGTTCCTGACCGAACCCGAGTTGGGGTACTGGGAACGGCGAGGGTACTCAGAAACGGCGAATCCGTGGCGCGAAGAGCGGTACAGCTAG
- a CDS encoding isochorismate synthase: MERPSGQGRLDARTPPGERPRANDLVSRSCELGDVSFGESLRNVTDARIQWATPDGLEIVGWGTAVECSAVGPDRFDTIRSQATATFEDLEYDGPDVARPRAFGGFSFHDAHEPAGPWNGFGAATFVIPAVILTRTDDGTWLTAVGDGRQSTEQSLESWAEHLSSGPAMRPSGQGPGIRETRRTTTREEWIDGVKTAIDRIESRALEKVVLAQALEVDLEGSADVPSIVERLRRRYPNCYRFLVGHEASGTFFGAPPERLVFKQGDHVRTEALAGSVPRGGSPETDGELADSMIESEKVQHEHGVVVDAIRSQLEPLSKRVTIDDQRVRRLATIQHLWTPIEATLENGAHVLDLVEALHPTPAVGGIPPAIAWETIRSIESFDRGWYASPVGWFDGAGDGEFAVGIRSGVATNGTVTLFAGNGIVGDSDPVDEWDEVLLKYRPILDELREP; the protein is encoded by the coding sequence ATGGAGCGACCGTCGGGACAGGGACGACTGGACGCACGGACACCACCGGGCGAACGACCTCGCGCGAACGACCTCGTCAGTCGCAGTTGCGAACTGGGCGACGTCTCCTTCGGTGAGTCCCTCCGAAATGTCACGGACGCCCGCATACAGTGGGCAACGCCCGACGGCCTCGAGATTGTCGGCTGGGGAACTGCTGTGGAGTGCAGTGCGGTCGGCCCCGACCGGTTCGACACGATTCGATCCCAGGCCACGGCAACGTTCGAAGATCTCGAGTACGACGGCCCCGACGTGGCCCGACCGCGAGCCTTTGGCGGCTTTTCATTCCACGACGCGCACGAACCCGCTGGCCCCTGGAACGGGTTCGGCGCAGCGACGTTCGTCATCCCCGCCGTGATACTCACCCGAACCGACGACGGGACGTGGCTGACAGCCGTCGGGGACGGCCGCCAATCGACCGAACAAAGCCTCGAGTCCTGGGCGGAGCACCTCTCGAGCGGTCCTGCAATGCGCCCGAGTGGGCAGGGCCCGGGCATTCGCGAGACACGACGAACGACCACGCGGGAAGAGTGGATCGACGGAGTGAAAACCGCGATCGACCGGATCGAGTCACGCGCTCTCGAGAAGGTCGTCCTCGCCCAGGCTCTCGAAGTCGACCTGGAGGGATCGGCGGACGTGCCGTCTATCGTCGAACGCCTCAGACGCCGGTACCCGAACTGCTACCGGTTTCTCGTGGGTCACGAAGCAAGTGGCACATTCTTTGGTGCTCCTCCCGAACGCCTCGTATTTAAGCAGGGTGACCACGTTCGAACCGAAGCTCTCGCCGGTTCGGTCCCACGTGGTGGATCCCCAGAAACCGACGGTGAGTTGGCAGATAGCATGATCGAGAGCGAGAAAGTCCAGCACGAACACGGCGTCGTCGTCGACGCGATTCGCAGCCAACTCGAACCGCTTTCGAAACGGGTGACGATCGATGACCAGCGTGTGCGCCGACTCGCAACGATCCAACACCTCTGGACACCCATCGAAGCAACGCTCGAGAACGGAGCACACGTCCTCGATCTCGTCGAAGCGTTACATCCGACGCCAGCAGTCGGTGGTATTCCGCCGGCTATTGCCTGGGAAACGATCCGTTCGATCGAATCGTTCGACCGCGGTTGGTACGCCTCGCCCGTCGGCTGGTTCGACGGGGCTGGTGATGGGGAGTTTGCCGTGGGCATCCGCTCCGGTGTCGCGACGAACGGGACGGTGACGCTGTTTGCGGGTAACGGGATTGTCGGCGACAGCGATCCCGTCGACGAGTGGGACGAAGTGTTGCTCAAATATCGTCCAATCCTCGACGAACTTCGCGAACCATGA
- the menD gene encoding 2-succinyl-5-enolpyruvyl-6-hydroxy-3-cyclohexene-1-carboxylic-acid synthase, whose protein sequence is MTAPNRSTLWGETLVEELAAGGLEAVCISPGSRSTPLTVAFAKHPDIRVFSHLDERSGAFFALGRARRTGEPTALVCTSGTAAANFHPAVIEAHQARVPLLVLSADRPPELRDSGANQTVDQVSLYGDAVRWHAELPVPEPDERAVRMLRTTAARALEQTTARPPGPVHLNCPFRKPLEPTTVPDSVPETFETTLAGRGRDGPFVKRTPDDARLEPGSKTVREIAAALESATRPLLVAGPADPPVTAVGTDSVLDLAEAVGAPVLADPLSGLRFGSHLERARESERTGVFGGYDTYAESLPAPDVVVRWGASPTSKSLRNWLRDGDCRQFLLDPAGEWREATFTATDLVTADPKAVLEGVTESVSSNTADQRVSATVDSNDTDPGVNDWLEALETAETHHWQVCVDYCDHDSDRATADGLEGSLLATVLERAPDPATVFVSNSMPIRDADRFGRPRSAELTVLANRGASGIDGITSTALGAGSATDDPLVLVTGDLALYHDSNGLLALERCDVDATIVVLDNDGGGIFHLLPIESFDPPFTDQFKTPHDLEFDALGDLYSFEVSQVTPEEFPTAYEASLETAGTQLLSVSFDAEYSHRQREALEQAVLERLE, encoded by the coding sequence ATGACGGCACCAAACCGGTCGACGCTCTGGGGTGAAACACTGGTCGAAGAGTTGGCTGCCGGCGGCCTGGAGGCCGTCTGCATCTCGCCGGGCAGTCGCTCGACGCCGCTAACGGTCGCGTTCGCGAAGCATCCCGATATCAGGGTCTTCTCACACCTCGATGAACGTTCCGGCGCGTTTTTTGCACTCGGTCGAGCCAGGCGCACGGGCGAACCGACGGCTCTCGTCTGTACCTCGGGAACCGCAGCCGCGAACTTTCATCCAGCGGTCATCGAAGCCCATCAAGCCCGCGTTCCGCTGCTCGTGTTGAGTGCGGACCGGCCCCCGGAACTGCGCGACAGTGGCGCAAATCAGACGGTCGACCAGGTCTCGCTGTACGGCGACGCAGTCCGTTGGCACGCCGAACTTCCCGTTCCCGAACCCGACGAGCGAGCAGTTCGCATGCTGCGGACGACCGCTGCACGAGCCCTCGAACAGACGACAGCGCGACCACCCGGCCCGGTTCACCTGAACTGTCCGTTTCGAAAACCACTCGAGCCGACGACGGTCCCTGATTCGGTTCCAGAAACGTTCGAGACGACACTGGCCGGGCGCGGTCGTGACGGTCCGTTCGTGAAGCGCACTCCCGACGACGCTCGCCTCGAACCGGGGTCGAAGACGGTTCGAGAGATTGCAGCGGCACTCGAGTCGGCTACGCGGCCACTCCTCGTCGCCGGACCTGCCGACCCACCGGTGACGGCGGTCGGTACCGATTCCGTTCTCGACCTCGCCGAAGCCGTGGGCGCGCCAGTTCTGGCCGACCCGTTGTCCGGGCTCCGTTTTGGGTCACACCTCGAACGAGCGCGCGAGAGCGAACGAACCGGTGTCTTCGGTGGGTACGACACCTACGCAGAATCGCTCCCTGCCCCGGACGTCGTCGTCCGCTGGGGCGCCTCACCCACCTCGAAATCGCTCCGCAACTGGTTGCGCGACGGTGACTGTCGTCAGTTCCTGCTCGATCCCGCTGGCGAGTGGCGTGAAGCGACCTTCACCGCGACTGATCTGGTAACGGCCGACCCGAAAGCTGTGCTCGAGGGTGTCACCGAGTCGGTCAGTTCGAACACGGCAGACCAGCGTGTCTCCGCAACGGTCGATTCGAACGACACAGATCCGGGAGTGAACGACTGGCTCGAGGCGCTCGAAACCGCGGAAACCCATCACTGGCAGGTGTGTGTAGACTACTGTGACCACGACAGCGACCGTGCAACTGCCGACGGACTCGAGGGGTCACTCCTCGCGACCGTACTCGAGCGTGCTCCTGACCCGGCGACGGTTTTCGTCTCGAATAGTATGCCCATCAGGGACGCCGACCGATTCGGGCGGCCACGGTCGGCCGAGCTGACCGTGCTCGCGAACCGTGGTGCGAGCGGTATCGACGGCATTACGAGTACGGCACTGGGTGCTGGAAGTGCAACCGACGATCCGCTCGTCCTCGTAACGGGCGACCTCGCCCTGTATCACGATTCGAACGGTTTACTCGCGCTGGAGCGTTGTGACGTCGACGCGACGATCGTCGTCCTCGATAACGACGGCGGCGGTATCTTCCATCTGCTTCCAATCGAATCGTTCGACCCGCCGTTTACCGACCAGTTCAAAACCCCACACGACCTCGAGTTCGATGCGCTGGGCGACCTTTACAGCTTCGAGGTGAGCCAGGTCACCCCCGAGGAGTTTCCGACCGCTTACGAGGCCAGCCTCGAGACGGCGGGAACGCAGTTACTCTCGGTATCGTTCGACGCCGAATACAGTCACCGCCAGCGGGAAGCGCTCGAGCAAGCGGTTCTCGAACGCCTCGAGTAA